Part of the Desulfobacterales bacterium genome is shown below.
CTCGAGCGCGCCAAACGCATCCAGACCCAGAGTCTGGAACACAAACTGCCGGAAGACCACCGGGTTCGGTTTGCCGCTTTTTATATGGCGCACGATATCGTGGGCGGTGACTATTATGCAGTGAAAGCGCTCGATGACGATCGTTACACTTTTTTTCTGGCCGATATGGAAGGCCACGGGGTTGCCGCTGCATTGTACACCATGCACCTGGCTATGCTGTGGCAGCGCCACTGTGCGCTTTTGGAAAACCCGGCCGAGTTTGCCGCCACGATCAACAAGGAGCTGGTGAGTGTATTTGGCGACATCAACACCTTTGCCGCCGCCACCTGCGGGGTCATCGATGCGCGTGACCGCAGCCTGTATTTTGCCGGTGCCGGCGGTCCGCCGCCGTTGGTTATTGATGCCAAAGGCAATTATAAGCAACTGCCGTCATCGGGCCTGCCCTTTGGCTTCACCGATGATATTCCGGAATCGGCTGCTTACCAGGCGCAAACCGTGCAGCTGTCTCCGGGTGATGCGATTCTGATGTTCAGTGACGGCGCTTTTGAAATTCATAATGCCGATGATGAATTACTGGGCGTCGATGGTTTCATCAAGGTTCTTAAAGACCTGAACTATCCCCGGGAACCGCTCAACATGGCCGCCCTGGAAGAGGCACTGTTAAAGTTTTCAAATGATATTCGTTTGCAGGATGACATCACC
Proteins encoded:
- a CDS encoding SpoIIE family protein phosphatase — its product is MNDLLISAENILNGLSEGVYVCDRDRRIVFWSKSSERITGWTSEDVMGRACHEDILCHEDKDGHRLCGKEHCPLHRSMITRATSTTPIIVFARGKDGRRIPMQVTTAPLYDKDGEVIGGIETFRDVSPMLVDLERAKRIQTQSLEHKLPEDHRVRFAAFYMAHDIVGGDYYAVKALDDDRYTFFLADMEGHGVAAALYTMHLAMLWQRHCALLENPAEFAATINKELVSVFGDINTFAAATCGVIDARDRSLYFAGAGGPPPLVIDAKGNYKQLPSSGLPFGFTDDIPESAAYQAQTVQLSPGDAILMFSDGAFEIHNADDELLGVDGFIKVLKDLNYPREPLNMAALEEALLKFSNDIRLQDDITILEARFLS